In Panacibacter ginsenosidivorans, the following proteins share a genomic window:
- a CDS encoding transposase has translation MQPIAAEKNYQYLEQQNITAYIPLLGGALSGSEGFMYDEQNDWYICQNNKILKGSGRVVDDGRGHLVKKYFSLQSDCKNCPLRKTCISDKAKTKKVQHSIYKAELERAKARQQTVKARVMKRKGSSTVEPVWGTLINFTGMKRLNARGIKAANKMLLLAATVYNLKKWLRYNAPKTAIKAMALIKANKAAGFDFLKIIVQRLVLSPIAALKFSVCKMCFTGK, from the coding sequence ATGCAGCCTATAGCAGCGGAGAAAAATTATCAGTACCTGGAACAACAAAACATCACAGCGTATATACCATTACTGGGTGGAGCATTAAGCGGCAGTGAAGGATTTATGTATGATGAACAGAATGATTGGTATATCTGTCAAAACAATAAGATATTAAAAGGAAGTGGCAGAGTAGTAGACGATGGAAGAGGTCACCTGGTAAAGAAATATTTTTCATTACAAAGTGATTGTAAAAATTGTCCATTAAGAAAGACCTGCATCAGTGATAAAGCCAAAACAAAAAAAGTACAGCACAGTATATACAAAGCAGAACTGGAAAGAGCAAAGGCAAGACAACAGACCGTAAAAGCAAGGGTGATGAAGAGAAAGGGCAGTAGTACGGTAGAACCGGTATGGGGCACACTGATCAATTTTACCGGCATGAAGCGTTTAAATGCAAGAGGAATAAAAGCAGCCAACAAAATGCTGTTACTGGCGGCTACAGTATATAACCTTAAGAAATGGTTGCGGTATAATGCACCTAAGACAGCAATCAAAGCAATGGCACTTATAAAAGCAAACAAGGCAGCAGGTTTTGACTTTTTAAAAATCATTGTACAGCGACTTGTTTTAAGCCCAATAGCGGCATTAAAATTTTCTGTCTGTAAAATGTGTTTTACAGGAAAGTAA
- a CDS encoding SMP-30/gluconolactonase/LRE family protein — translation MQIIIISFQLFLCLALLIAASIVTLRPQMFKQLENIIPKTRWGRIIQASFLWIAFITNVAGIPVPFLVFFACCIAFATTIPLVCRAAHLNVAKLWVLPALLMILSVLVGIAKPLGLKVIALPKADELPLNICSARIIKTYDEGLWFEGIAAGEDGTLYLSGNRDIDFSRDDYYHVAQGELIERKPDGSEHILFKAPKGNTSGVPFLAPDKSIYLTSHGETSYIWRINNGNKPVQIVQFPKNAWPNGLDEGPDGMLYSADSQLGVIWRIDPNTGRFEEAMRDPLLLARPFISLAPGANGLHFKGRDLLVTVSDRTTLLKYAVDEKGKFGKSTVIATGIPGDDFAIGQDGSLFVTTHPYNTVVKISPAGERTIIAKMEQHINGPTDAIFGKSAQDIHTLYVVTDGGAFTGGPKTRGQLIALEP, via the coding sequence ATGCAAATAATTATTATTTCATTTCAGTTGTTTCTTTGTTTGGCATTACTCATCGCTGCTTCTATTGTTACCCTCCGGCCGCAAATGTTTAAGCAATTAGAAAACATCATCCCAAAAACGCGCTGGGGGCGCATCATACAGGCTTCGTTTTTGTGGATTGCTTTTATTACAAATGTGGCTGGTATTCCAGTACCCTTTCTTGTTTTTTTTGCATGTTGCATTGCCTTTGCCACTACCATTCCTTTGGTATGCAGAGCAGCCCATTTAAACGTTGCCAAATTGTGGGTGTTGCCTGCTTTGTTAATGATTTTATCGGTGCTGGTTGGTATAGCTAAGCCGCTTGGCCTTAAAGTGATTGCCCTGCCAAAAGCAGACGAACTGCCTTTAAATATATGTTCGGCTCGTATTATTAAAACCTACGACGAAGGCCTCTGGTTTGAAGGAATTGCTGCAGGAGAAGATGGCACGCTTTATTTATCAGGAAACCGGGATATCGATTTTTCAAGAGACGATTATTATCACGTTGCACAGGGAGAGTTGATTGAACGAAAACCAGATGGCTCAGAGCATATCTTGTTCAAGGCCCCAAAAGGAAATACATCTGGCGTTCCTTTTTTAGCGCCCGATAAATCAATCTATCTCACCAGCCACGGAGAAACCTCTTATATATGGCGCATCAATAACGGCAACAAGCCAGTGCAAATAGTTCAGTTTCCGAAAAATGCCTGGCCCAATGGTTTAGATGAAGGGCCAGATGGTATGCTGTATTCGGCAGACAGCCAGCTCGGTGTAATATGGCGAATCGACCCCAATACCGGCCGTTTCGAAGAAGCAATGCGTGACCCTTTATTACTGGCCCGGCCGTTTATTTCACTGGCGCCAGGAGCCAATGGATTACATTTCAAAGGGCGTGATCTGCTTGTAACAGTATCTGACCGTACCACACTGCTTAAATACGCTGTGGATGAGAAAGGCAAGTTTGGTAAGTCAACGGTAATTGCCACGGGTATCCCTGGTGATGACTTTGCTATAGGTCAGGATGGTTCTTTATTTGTAACTACCCATCCTTATAATACAGTTGTTAAAATATCACCTGCGGGCGAGCGAACAATTATCGCAAAAATGGAACAGCATATCAATGGACCAACTGATGCCATTTTTGGTAAATCAGCACAGGATATTCATACCCTTTATGTAGTAACGGATGGTGGAGCTTTTACTGGCGGCCCCAAGACCAGGGGACAACTTATTGCCCTGGAGCCATAG
- a CDS encoding Crp/Fnr family transcriptional regulator: protein MHYRKIELFVYLRKGEELERAILLPVYREKIKSYITFTDKEWEVFADFLEIKKRNKNECFATTGEICEDLGYIFKGSVRYCSIVDGLEITGYFAFENNFVTALKSFLTGYPSLYDIITLEKTIFIIISKKNMQVLLEHPLLSFKMERLGRLISERFNILFEDRIKSFIVKTPEERYLDLLESGQDIVKRIPLQYIAQFIGITPVSLSRIRKRIHQYHHS from the coding sequence TTGCATTACAGAAAGATTGAATTATTTGTTTATTTACGTAAAGGCGAAGAATTGGAAAGAGCCATTTTGTTACCCGTATACAGGGAGAAAATTAAAAGTTACATTACATTCACCGATAAGGAATGGGAAGTATTTGCTGACTTTTTAGAAATTAAAAAACGAAACAAGAATGAGTGTTTTGCAACAACCGGTGAAATTTGTGAAGATTTGGGTTATATTTTTAAGGGCTCAGTGCGTTACTGCAGTATAGTTGATGGATTAGAAATAACAGGATATTTTGCTTTTGAAAACAACTTTGTTACTGCTTTAAAAAGCTTTCTTACAGGCTATCCCTCTCTATATGATATCATAACACTGGAAAAAACAATTTTTATAATCATTTCAAAAAAGAACATGCAGGTTTTATTAGAACATCCTTTGCTGTCTTTTAAAATGGAAAGATTGGGGAGGTTAATATCAGAACGGTTTAATATACTTTTTGAAGACCGCATAAAATCATTTATTGTAAAAACGCCTGAAGAAAGATACCTTGATTTATTAGAATCGGGGCAAGACATTGTAAAACGTATACCGTTGCAATACATTGCACAGTTTATAGGCATTACGCCAGTGTCACTTTCACGTATCAGAAAGAGAATTCACCAGTATCATCACAGCTGA
- a CDS encoding transposase: MLYTITLEQLVPQDNFYRRLKKVIAMDWLYKATTKYYGSEGQKSIDPVVFFRMCLIGYINNITSDRKLIEFCSDSLGIRLFLGYDIDEALPWHSTISRTRQLYGEEVFKQLFEQVFERCMESGMIAGPTQAVDGAFLKANASKDSLEIKQVNKSVDEYLLENIKANTTARRPAKINRADEDQQHMDGDDEQQARELKELDTRYQRQEKNYEEMPGSESRGKFLSNKTHYSPTDPDARIAVKPGKPGELYYNGQIAVDTAHHVITHAQSFTADVKDCRDLITVTRQLQARLQHHGMEIEKLLADAAYSSGEKLSVPGTTKHHSVYTITGWSIKRQ; encoded by the coding sequence ATGCTCTATACGATTACGCTGGAGCAATTGGTGCCGCAGGATAATTTCTACCGGCGGTTAAAAAAAGTAATAGCAATGGATTGGCTGTATAAAGCCACCACAAAGTATTATGGCAGTGAAGGTCAGAAAAGCATAGATCCTGTAGTGTTTTTCAGGATGTGTTTAATAGGTTATATCAACAACATAACCAGTGATCGTAAGCTGATAGAATTTTGTTCAGACAGTTTAGGGATAAGATTGTTTTTAGGTTATGATATAGATGAAGCATTGCCATGGCACAGTACAATAAGCAGGACAAGACAGTTGTATGGAGAAGAAGTATTTAAACAACTCTTTGAGCAGGTATTTGAAAGATGCATGGAGAGTGGCATGATAGCAGGCCCCACACAGGCAGTAGATGGGGCATTTTTAAAAGCCAATGCAAGCAAGGATAGTCTGGAAATAAAGCAGGTAAATAAAAGTGTGGATGAATATTTACTGGAAAACATAAAAGCAAATACTACAGCACGCAGACCAGCAAAAATAAACAGGGCAGATGAAGATCAGCAACATATGGATGGCGATGATGAACAGCAGGCGAGAGAATTAAAAGAATTAGATACGAGGTATCAGCGGCAGGAGAAAAATTATGAAGAGATGCCGGGCAGTGAAAGCAGGGGTAAGTTTTTAAGCAACAAAACACATTACAGTCCCACCGATCCGGATGCACGAATAGCCGTAAAGCCAGGTAAACCAGGAGAATTGTATTACAATGGTCAGATAGCAGTAGATACAGCACATCATGTAATTACCCATGCACAGAGTTTTACAGCAGATGTTAAAGACTGTAGGGATTTAATAACGGTAACAAGACAACTGCAGGCAAGACTACAGCATCATGGGATGGAGATAGAAAAACTACTTGCAGATGCAGCCTATAGCAGCGGAGAAAAATTATCAGTACCTGGAACAACAAAACATCACAGCGTATATACCATTACTGGGTGGAGCATTAAGCGGCAGTGA